The Elaeis guineensis isolate ETL-2024a chromosome 5, EG11, whole genome shotgun sequence DNA segment taatttttaaggaaTGGATTAAGCTACCAATAGAAAcagggaaggaaaagaaaaaattgatactTTGGAGGAAAAAGTATCCTAGGATGAATGTATTTAGAGGTGTTGCTTTGGTTAATCAAACCAATACGACCCAACCTATAGTTTGcatcaaattagatctatttgCTTGGTGGGATTGGATATAGGTTGGTAAATCTCTATATTAAAATACTACAAGAACACATGTAGCATTTTTTTAGGGTACATCACAAATGGCATTTAACAAAAAAAGTTGATATATCATAGACCTCTTGGGGCAGCCTTATCCTTtggttgaagatttttttttttcttctctctcttatatttttgttttgctgTACTATTCTAGACAACATATTATAGGAAAGCACATCTTAGCTAGGGGAACAAGCCACTGCTGCACAGCCACATAGTTCCCTTTGTTGGGCATTGGAGgctttgttttatttcttttgctggatcaaaataaataaaactatgaaGGGGCATATCATACAGGTGGGACTGACGAATAGTGGTGGGGTTATTAGGatatgattgtttttttttttttttaattgaagtaTAGATATGATCGTTGAGGACGCAGAAGTGTGTTGTttaaaaagtaatattttttttttggaatgttTGTCAATCAAAAGAATAAAGagtgaaagagaagaaaaataaaagttaaAAGTGTCATTATAGGTTTTATTAACTGGAGATTAACGCATGTTAAAGGTATAATGGCTGTTCTCCCGTACTTTTCTATAAAAATAGCTATTGAATAAGGAAGgttcttttgtttttgtttttttttttgttttgttttttttttttttctttgaggaGAACGGAGACTAGTGGTTGTGCCCATCAGTCACCAGCTTTATTCAGAATAAAAACAGAATTTATAGAGTCCCAGAAGTTAACTAAAAGATACAGAAAAGGATATACATATAAGAAAGGATGTATTAAATCAAGGAAGACGGAGGTTTTGGCATTCTGGAGATAGATGACCACATCATGTGAAGCTTCACGGATGGTACTTCCAAGTTTTGGCTTTATAATAGAATAAATGATTTTGAGAATATAAATAGTTTTACTTGACTAGACTGTCTCGGCAACATTTTTGTTAATTTTCTTGGTTGAATTATACAAGAGTTTACTTCCATTGCTTCATTTTATCTGGAAACCTTGTGGTCCAGCTGCTGTCTCTCTCATCTAGAACTTTGACGATAAAATGAGGGTCTTGACGTGGCACAATCTCTTGGCGTGAGGATATAAGTAACCTGAGTCATCCTCATCTAAATCTTTTCATCTGTCCCCCatcttcaaaaagaaagagaaaaataaaagcagCTACCGTAAAATGAAAAGATTATGTTATCATGCAGAGACGATATGCTTCTCTTGTTCAGAATTTAGTGATCACTTCTCTTTGAATCTGCTCATCAACGCACATAGCTCTGGTTGTTATCTGAATCCATTTGTATCACCTGTGTAACCCAAGTTCTTATCCGCACCTTTTGATGTTGATAcaactatatataaatttttaaagacGATTATGCATTTGATAATGTTGGACCGCCGCCTTGTGGTTTCCACATCCAAATCTTCTGCATGTCATGTTTCTAAAATTTATGTTCTTCAAACAACACAATATgacatgaagaaaaatttttttgacgcCATGCCACAAAAGGATTGCTTAGATTCATGGTGTATGAGATAGACTTGGTCCATGTGCAGTCTTGTGGCCCATTTGCAATTGCCAAATGTGACACCAGCCTGTCTATTGGCTCCCATAATGCGCATGAGAGAGAGAcatagagaattaaataaaaaccagttgtagattttttttttttttttttttgctcctttTCTCATTTTATTTTGTAAGAACCCAATTGTAGATACTTTTCAAACCAAACATCCCGATTATTAAGTACAATATGGTGGGGTATTAAACAATATTCTGGTTACCGTGGCCTCCTGTGCTTACCAAATTCCTTACTCCTCAAGCTGATCGATAATAAATTTAGAGAAGACATCCCCTAAATAAGCTGGTAAGTAGGAAAGTGTTCCCTTAGTCCATGCCAGCACCCCCCCCTCTCCCTCTGTCGTccaagcataaatttttcattGGTCTGTTGGGTTGAGGATCTATTCCAAACTTCCCTGTCAAGGAGATTCTAGAAATAATAAGGTAAGAAAGTGAAACAGCCAAGGTGGTAGGATAAGCAACAAATTGGTAGGGCTTAGAGCTTTATTAACACAGGAACGGTTTGCCATTTGGCAGAGGGCCCGTTGAGCCATGTTGGATCTGCCAACCCAAGGCAACCCAAACCCATCTCTGTGGAACCCATGGCCTCGACCAACCCaagttttcttttttcccctGTGATAATAAGGGGGGCAAAAAACGCCACCCAAACTTTATTGACTGAAGAAATATGTACAAAAGGACCAACATAAAGTAGCCTCACTGTTTTGTGGCAGCCATCCTTAGGGCCTCCTCTTTTGTCTAGCTCGCCCCTCTTGGCTCAGCAGTCTATTATCTTGTACAACCGGCTGTTGCGATCTTCCCCAGCTGCTTTTACCGTTTGGCGGATGCTATTCTTCCATGTCCAAGCACAGCTGAATCCATGTATGCTACTGGAGCTTGATTTCCATGTCGTTTTCGTCTTCTTGTGTTTTCTTATCCTTCCTAAACTGCTAGAACTTTTCCATGTTGCAATGTAAATTGGTGGCTGGTGAGACTCAGCCCTAAAGCCTCCACTTACattgtaaaataaaaaaagattaacACGGCATATAAATAAAATCTAGGGATTAAGTGAACCATCCGACCAACCCATTTATAAACGATAAATTTATATACCCGAATCTCTTATTTTATGATTGCCTTGTTATTGTTAGCCAGTCTTTTATTCTAAGCTGCTTTAGAGTACATCACCAATAGACCTTCCTCTTAGAAAAGCCAGCCTTGCCCACCTTTCCACCTCCAAAACATTAAAAGCCGCCCTGCAACCTGGTGGCAGAACCCCAACCAAGCTAAAACATAATCGCCatcattattaattattaatttacgCACTTTGCCTGGGAAAATTTTAATTGAGCACAAGTGGACAGGAGGAGACCATGTATATTCCATGCAGCCAGGCGAGTGTTTGGTGGCTATTAACCTCACGGCTCATTCACCAAATCTCCAGTGTATGTGGCATATATAAATGAAAACAATGCCCGGTTTGGATTAATAAAGGAGGACCACTAAATCTATCAGTGTTATGTTGGCTAAATcatatgaaaaattatgaaatatttggTTGAAAGAAGTGGAGGTTCGGAATCAGAATGAGAATGGATAACTCTCATTCCAATCATTTGGTTGGAAGGAatttcattccgatttcgattctgggatagaattaaaaaaattcaatctatctaaaatttaattcCCACTCTCTCTcgagaatttaaatttttatttcgattttAACATCGATCATGAATCGAACGCTTTCAAAGATTAAACCATTTGGATTCTGATTTTCATTCTCATTCTGATTTCAATCGTGAACCAAACTCTCCTTTAGAATAGATTACCGTAGAAATAATCCATGTGAATTTTCTTTAACTGTTCCTCCTAATAGTCTCATCTAATATTTCTGGGGAGCGTGACTCATTTTTCTCATAGCTAATCTTACTGTAACTAATATAAATACAAGTTCAATTCTTACCCAAAAAAAGGATTGGCGTTCCATGGGCTCATGTGATCATTTGTAGCATCTTCCCTCATTTATATAGAAAGAAAGTCAATATAATATACTAGATTAAAATGGAATATATTTAACAAAGTATTCTAAATAATTGAAAAGTTTTAATCAGATCCATTTACACGTGGTATTGTCTAGCATCCAGAGGATATAAAAACATCTGGAAGAAGAAACGGACCACGCCAAACTGAACTCCTCCGTCCTTGCACTGCCTCCCCACATGGCTTCCTCCACCTCCACTTCCACCACCGTCGCCACCTCCGACGCTTCCACCCAAAGCCACCACCTTCAGGGCAGCGGCGGAGTCCACGGCCACACCCCGGCGCCTCCTCCTCCGACCCCATCAAACCAACAAGCCTCCAAATCCCTCCCCTCCGACGCCGACGCCGCCTTCTCCCGCTTCCTCCACCAACTCCGCATCGCGCCGAgcctctcctcctcctcgtccTCCTTCTCCAGATACTCTCGCCTTTCCCCTATCTCATccccctcttcttcccatcccctCCACCCTTCTCCTCCCCTCGTCTCCCTCCTTGAACCCCTGCCGGACCTCCTCTCCGTCGCCGCCGATCTCGGCTTCTTCCACCTCGCCAACCACGGCCTCCCCTCCCACCTCCCCGCATCCGCCCTCCTCGAATCCCAATCCCTCCTCCACTGTCCCACTATTCCCACCACCAATACTTCTTCTCTCGGCTTCAATCACGAAGACGATGACGACGGCGATGAATCGGATGATAAAGATCCGATCTTTGTCTTCGAACCCGACTGGAATGGATTGGAATCCTTTCCATCTTTGGTGGAATATGCGAAGGAATTGGAGAGGGTGGGATTGGAGGTGGTGCAGATGCTGTCCTCGTCCTCGATCCCCGGAGGGTTCCCCGAAAGCCCGTTTCGAGAGAGGAAGGCGAGGTGTTTGATGTGGGTCTCGGTGTGTTCGAGTATTGCGGAGGGAGAGGAAGGGATGGAGGTGGGGACGATGAGGAGCGGCAAGGCCTATCCATATGTGGTCGGGCTGCAGTACGAGATGAAGGAGTGGAGAGAGCCGAGTTGGGTGCTCGGCGACGCGGCGGAGTGGATTCCCGTCGAGCCTCGCGCCGACTCGATCCTCGTCACCCTTGGAGATATTGCTCAGGTGCGTTCGACTGATAACCCAAGCCTCCTCTTGAAATAATCCCCATACTCGTTTGGGGATGGTGCGGAATAAACTGGAATTATCCCCCTTATCCTGCTGCCAAACTGCCATTTTTTTATCTGGAATAAGGCATGCTTGGTTGAATTGATAGTGAAATCAATATTTTAGGAAAGAACTGGGTGAGGTCACCTTGTCCTGTGATTGCAGTAATGTTTGACAAGCATGTCTTGCATTCATGCCGTGACTGGCGGACATGAACAGTGTGCCACTCGTGAAGGGTGGTTACcaacagggaaaaaaaaaaaaaaaaaaaagggaaaaaaagattttttttttttttttcttttttgaatgaAAGGGAGGACCCTGCcaaaaactattctagatttaTAGAAGAATAAATGCACCAATAATGAACGTGACATAGTAgttaataataatagtaatataGTTATGCTAAATAAGTAATTATTCaataaatactatattataaCAGTATATATTTGCAGGTATATTATCAAGTGCTCATGGCTTTTTAGGCTTTAACGAGACAGCCAAGGCTCACTGTTGCATTTCATTGCCCAACCTCACCCATTCACACCATTGCACGTAGTGAAAGAAATATCTCCTTTAAGAGGCATGCTTTATAGTTACACTAAACAGGAAAACATGTTCTCAAAACTAACGTCCTCAATTCTCAGAACTAAAACTTCAACATGTAGACCGTATCCATATTAAGGGCTGGTTGGACGCAGTATCCAAATTCTATTGCATTTTAGATTGGTGAAACATGCTGTAACTTTTATTTTGAAGGTTTGGAGCAATGGAAGGTTCAAGAAGGTGAGGGGTAGACCTCAACGCACTTCCCCGCACTCAGATGGTTCCAGTGATTCTGGCCGCATTTCTTTGTCTCTGCTGGTGACCTTGCCTTTGGATAGTGTCATCTCTCCATTGTTGCCACTGGCAGCAGATGACTCTGACCAGGGTATTGCCGATGTTGGTGATGGAGGTTGTAATGATGGTGCAAGAAGGTTTCGAACATTTACTCTGGAGGAATATGCTTGGAGGATTTATCATGAACGCTTCCCATTCAAAGATCCTCTGCTCAGCTACCGGATATGAGATCAttttaatctctctctcttctcacggaGGAAGAATAAAAAAACTTATCACTTTTTACCATGTTTGAGCTACTACTTATTTCTTTCATTCTAGCATTCATTGTGGCATGCCTTGTCAGTTAGTTTGTTGTTTACTGTTCCTGGCATAATGATTTAATTTTAGTATTTGCTTGTATTTGGTATAGTTAGATTAGTATGGGGCATATGTAAGGAGACAGGAAGGGGGTTCCAGACTGAACCCTCCTCTGAAATGGACCTTTGTATACATTGGCTGTCAGCTTTTGGCTTATGGAATCTACATGTTTAAAGAGGAAGTTGTATTTTGATAAAATGTTTGTAATCCTTCAGCTGGTAAATTGTTTGATTTTGACTTGTTGCCGTTACATTTTCTTTATCTCAGTGCATTGTGAAGTGACAAATGCAGTTTTACTATTAGCAGATGCAGTCTTATGATTGTACCTTAATCAGATTTGTTTCTTAATATCAAGGTATTTAGTAATATTTTGGTGTCGCCTTGATCAGGAGTGCTGATAAGATACATGAAATGGTAAagacaattaaaaatttaaaatctttgcCACACTGATCTGGGCATTCACTTGTTTCGGTCCTTTACATAGCAAAATTTGAAATTGTGGCCACTATAATTCTTTTTGTTCCATGCATTAAAAATGGTTTCAAAAGCCTTCATTATTTTCTCATAAtacattaatggatatttttaaaTGTAGCCAATATTGTGGGTTTTTTCGGTATTAATGAGTGTTGTATAACAAAATAATAATTCCCTTTTTTGTTTgtcaaatttataaaattaagtttttgaaaatcaaattttcataTTAGCTGAATAGTATTTACCATGAAATGCAAGTATGTAACAATATCCAATTACGCTCTTGTTTTGCTATTGTTATCAGTGTGATATGTCTTCCATATTATTAACCCAACTTCAATTGGACATTCTTTGAACTTTTGATGTGAATGTTCAATCATTAACTGAAGTTAAATTGCACCATACATGCATAATGCTGCTAGTTGTAACAACTGAGTCTAAGTCTACTAACCTTTATTTGAAATATAGTGGTTAATAAATTGTTTCGAGATGATCCATTGTTAAGAGAAACTACGCATAGACTGCTACATGGAGACACAATATGCTT contains these protein-coding regions:
- the LOC105045846 gene encoding uncharacterized protein, translated to MASSTSTSTTVATSDASTQSHHLQGSGGVHGHTPAPPPPTPSNQQASKSLPSDADAAFSRFLHQLRIAPSLSSSSSSFSRYSRLSPISSPSSSHPLHPSPPLVSLLEPLPDLLSVAADLGFFHLANHGLPSHLPASALLESQSLLHCPTIPTTNTSSLGFNHEDDDDGDESDDKDPIFVFEPDWNGLESFPSLVEYAKELERVGLEVVQMLSSSSIPGGFPESPFRERKARCLMWVSVCSSIAEGEEGMEVGTMRSGKAYPYVVGLQYEMKEWREPSWVLGDAAEWIPVEPRADSILVTLGDIAQVWSNGRFKKVRGRPQRTSPHSDGSSDSGRISLSLLVTLPLDSVISPLLPLAADDSDQGIADVGDGGCNDGARRFRTFTLEEYAWRIYHERFPFKDPLLSYRI